The proteins below come from a single Papaver somniferum cultivar HN1 chromosome 11, ASM357369v1, whole genome shotgun sequence genomic window:
- the LOC113323989 gene encoding beta-D-glucosyl crocetin beta-1,6-glucosyltransferase-like — protein sequence MSKAEIQEVAYGLELSEVNFIWVIRFPGDHKETDGIGQVLPKGFMERIAEKGLVVENWGPQAELLGSGKIGGFVSHCGWNSVLESMKYGVPIIAMPMHLDQPINARLVVEIGLGVEVKRDGDGKLDRREIGEVIRKVVMGKEGTEVQRKAKEMCHKMRCKGEEDIDVLVEKLERLCNKGRIPKEQ from the coding sequence ATGTCAAAAGCAGAGATACAAGAAGTTGCTTATGGGTTAGAGCTCAGTGAAGTGAACTTCATATGGGTTATCAGGTTTCCTGGTGATCATAAGGAAACGGATGGTATAGGTCAAGTCTTGCCAAAAGGGTTTATGGAGAGGATTGCTGAGAAAGGATTAGTTGTTGAAAATTGGGGACCTCAAGCAGAACTATTAGGGAGTGGTAAAATCGGTGGGTTTGTGAGTCATTGTGGATGGAATTCGGTGCTGGAGAGTATGAAATATGGTGTTCCAATAATAGCAATGCCAATGCATCTTGATCAACCTATAAATGCAAGATTGGTGGTGGAGATTGGCTTAGGAGTTGAGGTTAAGAGGGATGGAGATGGGAAGTTGGATAGAAGAGAGATAGGAGAAGTGATTAGAAAGGTTGTGATGGGAAAAGAAGGAACGGAAGTGCAAAGGAAAGCCAAAGAAATGTGTCACAAAATGAGATGCAAGGGAGAAGAAGATATTGATGTCTTGGTGGAGAAATTAGAAAGGCTTTGTAACAAAGGGAGAATACCAAAAGAACAGTGA
- the LOC113323990 gene encoding beta-D-glucosyl crocetin beta-1,6-glucosyltransferase-like, producing MDSSKDEDHRKRIQILMFPWLAHGHISPFLELAKRLASKNFYIYFCSTPINLSSIEHQLIDRDRNQTRSIEVVELNLPSLPNLPPHYHTTKSLPHHLMPTLKKALDLSAPSFNNLLSTIQPDILIYDFIQPWAPTQASCLNIPAIQLLTTGAAFTSFFAHLVKKHPDTKFPFPSIYLYDHEECKFTKKSSFSDDSEDRVRVFQCIDRSTDIVLINTFKEIEEKYLDYLSSTIGKELVPVGPLLQNPTNSTGCDHEQENKYRELLANKEKLQ from the coding sequence ATGGATTCATCAAAAGACGAAGATCATAGAAAAAGAATTCAAATTCTAATGTTTCCATGGTTAGCTCATGGACATATATCTCCATTCTTAGAACTAGCTAAAAGACTTGCTTCAAAGAACTTCTACATTTATTTTTGTTCTACACCCATAAATTTATCATCCATAGAACACCAACTCATCGATCGTGACCGGAATCAAACTAGGTCGATCGAAGTAGTAGAACTTAATCTTCCTTCACTTCCTAATCTTCCACCTCATTACCATACAACAAAATCACTCCCACATCATCTGATGCCAACTTTGAAAAAAGCCTTAGATTTATCAGCACCTTCTTTCAATAACCTTCTTTCTACCATTCAACCGGACATACTTATATACGACTTCATACAACCATGGGCACCAACTCAAGCTTCTTGCTTAAACATCCCGGCAATTCAGTTGCTAACCACTGGTGCAgcttttacttctttctttgctcACCTCGTTAAGAAACACCCAGACACCAAGTTCCCATTTCCTTCGATTTATCTCTATGATCACGAAGAATGTAAATTTACCAAGAAAAGTTCTTTTTCCGACGACAGTGAAGATAGAGTACGCGTCTTTCAATGTATTGACAGATCAACtgacatagttttgatcaatactTTTAAAgagattgaagaaaaatatttggattATCTCTCGTCTACAATAGGAAAAGAGTTGGTACCGGTAGGACCTCTTCTTCAAAACCCTACTAATAGTACTGGTTGTGatcatgaacaagaaaacaagtaTAGGGAATTGCTTGCTAATAAAGAGAAACTTCAGTAG